In one Paenibacillus sp. JQZ6Y-1 genomic region, the following are encoded:
- the rpiA gene encoding ribose-5-phosphate isomerase RpiA — translation MNIKQLAAEKAVDWVEDGMMVGLGTGSTAVYAIRKLGERVQQGLNIRAVATSVESEKLAREMSIPIVPFAEAGIIDLTIDGADEVDPDLNLIKGGGGALLREKIVAARSRQVMIVAGENKVVQRLGTFPLPVEVVTFAHEWTMEKLENLGGAPVLRKTESGEVFVTDNGNYTVDCHFKEILNPSRMHRVLNDIPGVVDNGLFIGLASSVIVAYNSGTIEVLRAGR, via the coding sequence ATGAATATTAAACAGCTAGCTGCTGAAAAAGCGGTAGACTGGGTAGAAGATGGAATGATGGTAGGATTGGGGACCGGATCGACAGCAGTCTATGCTATCCGCAAACTGGGAGAACGGGTACAGCAAGGGCTGAACATTCGTGCTGTTGCTACATCTGTAGAATCGGAAAAGCTTGCACGCGAGATGTCTATTCCGATTGTACCTTTTGCGGAAGCAGGCATCATTGATCTGACGATTGATGGTGCAGACGAAGTAGATCCCGATCTGAATCTGATCAAAGGTGGCGGTGGCGCTCTGCTGCGTGAGAAGATTGTTGCTGCAAGAAGCCGTCAGGTGATGATCGTTGCTGGAGAAAATAAGGTCGTACAGCGATTAGGTACATTCCCGCTGCCAGTCGAGGTTGTTACCTTTGCCCACGAATGGACGATGGAGAAGCTGGAAAATCTGGGCGGCGCACCTGTGCTGCGTAAAACAGAGAGCGGTGAAGTGTTCGTTACTGACAACGGCAACTATACGGTGGATTGTCATTTTAAAGAGATTCTGAATCCGTCACGTATGCATCGTGTATTGAATGACATCCCAGGTGTAGTGGATAACGGATTGTTTATTGGTCTGGCAAGCTCGGTAATCGTTGCTTACAATAGTGGGACGATTGAAGTGCTTCGCGCAGGCAGATAA
- a CDS encoding FMN-dependent NADH-azoreductase: MSKVLFVKANNRPADQAITVQLYDAFLESYKASHPEDEVQVLDLFEEKPAYYDAFVIGANFKASQGIEVSAEEQAAVDLINRYMTQFLEAEKVVIAFPLWNFTVPAVLHTYFDYLSQAGKTFKYTPEGPVGLAGGKKVMLLHASGGVYSEGPGADVELAVRYVRSMLGFWGITDVEKFLIEGHNAFPDRAAQIVAEGLEKAKETAKQF; encoded by the coding sequence ATGTCTAAAGTTTTATTTGTTAAAGCTAATAACCGTCCTGCTGATCAAGCGATCACTGTTCAATTGTATGATGCCTTCCTGGAAAGCTACAAAGCTTCCCATCCAGAAGATGAAGTACAAGTACTGGATCTGTTTGAAGAAAAACCAGCTTACTACGATGCGTTCGTTATCGGTGCTAACTTCAAAGCATCCCAAGGCATCGAAGTATCCGCTGAAGAGCAAGCTGCTGTTGATCTGATCAACCGCTACATGACTCAATTCCTGGAAGCTGAAAAAGTAGTAATCGCATTCCCACTGTGGAACTTCACTGTTCCTGCTGTACTGCACACGTACTTCGATTATCTGTCCCAAGCAGGTAAAACATTCAAATACACTCCAGAAGGTCCTGTCGGTCTGGCTGGCGGTAAAAAAGTAATGCTGCTGCACGCAAGCGGCGGTGTATATTCCGAAGGCCCTGGCGCAGACGTTGAGCTGGCTGTTCGTTATGTACGTTCGATGCTCGGATTCTGGGGCATTACTGATGTTGAGAAATTCCTGATCGAAGGTCACAACGCATTCCCTGATCGTGCAGCTCAAATCGTTGCTGAAGGTCTGGAAAAAGCGAAAGAAACAGCAAAACAATTCTAA